A genomic segment from Gavia stellata isolate bGavSte3 chromosome 4, bGavSte3.hap2, whole genome shotgun sequence encodes:
- the LOC132316986 gene encoding histone H1.01 encodes MSETAPAAAPDAPAPGAKAAAKKPKKAAGGSKARKPAGPSVTELITKAVSASKERKGLSLAALKKALAAGGYDVEKNNSRIKLGLKSLVSKGTLVQTKGTGASGSFRLNKKPGEVKEKAPKKRAAAAKPKKPAAKKPASAAKKPKKAAAVKKSPKKAKKPAATAAKKAAKSPKKATKAGRPKKAAKSPAKAKAVKPKAAKPKAAKPKAAKAKKAAPKKK; translated from the coding sequence ATGTCCGAGaccgctcccgccgccgcccccgaTGCGCCCGCGCCCGGCGCCAAGGCCGCCGCCAAGAAGCCGAAGAAGGCGGCGGGCGGCTCCAAAGCCCGCAAGCCGGCGGGCCCCAGCGTCACCGAGCTGATCACCAAGGCCGTGTCCGCCTCCAAGGAGCGCAAGGGACTCTCTCTCGCCGCGCTCAAGAAGGCGCTGGCCGCCGGCGGCTACGATGTGGAGAAGAACAACAGCCGCATCAAGCTGGGGCTCAAGAGTCTCGTCAGCAAGGGCACCCTGGTGCAGACCAAGGGCACCGGCGCCTCCGGCTCTTTCCGCCTCAACAAGAAGCCAGgagaagtgaaggaaaaagccCCCAAGAAGCGGGCGGCCGCAGCCAAGCCCAAGAAGCCGGCGGCCAAGAAGCCCGCCAGCGCTGCCAAGAAGCCCAAAAAGGCTGCGGCGGTGAAGAAGAGCCCCAAGAAGGCCAAGAAGCCGGCGGCCACCGCGGCCAAGAAAGCGGCTAAGAGCCCCAAGAAGGCGACCAAGGCAGGCCGCCCCAAGAAGGCAGCGAAGAGCCCGGCCAAGGCAAAGGCAGTGAAGCCCAAAGCAGCCAAGCCCAAGGCGGCCAAGCCCAAAGCAGCCAAGGCAAAGAAGGCAGCACccaaaaagaagtaa